The window TGGTGAGGGCGGAGAGGCCGTCGGTCACGGCCCGCGTCGAGTACTGGGCACGACCGATGATCTCGCCCCGCAGCATCCCGGCCTCACCGACGTCGGTCAGGAGGGCCACGATCGCGTCCTGCACCTTGTCTGAGGCTCGGTCGATGCTCCCGACGCACCGAACGATGACCGGCTCGCTCGAGTCAACGTCGGCGCTGAGGCCGTGGATTTCGAGGAGTATGGCGTCTGGCAGGCGACCGTGCCGCGTTTTCGTGGGGATGAATGCAAGGCGCTCTTGGCGGGCCTCGACGCCGAAGTGGGCATCGGATGCGTTCCGCTTGTCCACAGAGCCATGGAGCGCCTGCTCTGGCGCGTCCAGCTCGGCCTCTCCCGTTCGCTTGCGGGTGTGGTCGACAATCACGACGCCGCAACCCAGCTCCATGGAGATGGGGTCCAGAGCCCGGTTGAACAGGTTGGCGACCACCTCCCCATCGTTGGTATTGCCACCGGTCATCCTGCGGAACGAGTCCACGAACAGGAACTCGGTTCCCCAGCTCTTCAGGCTCGACATCAAGAGCCGGAGGTTGCGGGGATCATCGAAGCGAATCCGCGACCGGATGACCTGGACGAAGCCCCGGGCAGCGTCGGCCTTGAGCCCCATGCCCGCGGCGAGTCGGGACAACCGCCCATCGGTCTCCCACGGCCGACTTTCGAGGTCGAGGAGGGCGACCTTGTATTGCCGGGTCACGTCGTAGTGAGCAAACACGGGCCAGCCTGATGCGAGAGAGAGGGCCATGGATTCGAGAAGCCACGACTTGCCGATCCCGCCGGCACCGGACTCGATGACCTTGTCTCCCTCCGCGAGGAGGCCGGGCACGGCCCACGGGGTCGGCGGGATGTCACGGCCGAGCACGTCGGCCAGGTCTTCGGCTGCGAGCTTCGAGGCGCCGG is drawn from Terriglobia bacterium and contains these coding sequences:
- a CDS encoding AAA family ATPase; the protein is MSTDTAVVLPNDPSIERAILGKVLVNPAAFGDARDILRPTDFHHPRHKLIWSACLAVAATGGPPDLLSVRADLERRGKLEAAGGLAYLSDLDAAAPPGGGLEWWTNRLRGLSWRRILMGLGEELTKKAGSGVPDEEILRYVEDLQGRLRDLDAGASKLAAEDLADVLGRDIPPTPWAVPGLLAEGDKVIESGAGGIGKSWLLESMALSLASGWPVFAHYDVTRQYKVALLDLESRPWETDGRLSRLAAGMGLKADAARGFVQVIRSRIRFDDPRNLRLLMSSLKSWGTEFLFVDSFRRMTGGNTNDGEVVANLFNRALDPISMELGCGVVIVDHTRKRTGEAELDAPEQALHGSVDKRNASDAHFGVEARQERLAFIPTKTRHGRLPDAILLEIHGLSADVDSSEPVIVRCVGSIDRASDKVQDAIVALLTDVGEAGMLRGEIIGRAQYSTRAVTDGLSALTKRGKTHKAKEDKQTRYFLADASRGQRGQTSARRIWEPE